The DNA window AGGTGGGTTCTTCAAGGGCCTCTCTCCCAGCTTGCTGAAGGCTGCCTTCTCCACTGGCCTCATCTTCTTTTGGTATGAACTGTTCTGTGGCCTCCTGTGCGCCCTGAAGAGCCCCGAGAGCACGAAGAGGAAGGAAGGCTGAAAGGGATGTGTGTGGCTGCCTGCTGTTCTCCTCAGGAGGGGAGACTGATGGCCCTGCTCTGTTGGAAACAtcagagctcccagagctcccccagcctgtgGGGAATCACCTCCTGGGACCAAGCAGAAGGAGAAGGTGACTGCAGTTCTGCTGGAGACACTGAACTGCTCAGCTGGAAGCCATTCAACAGAGCACTTTTCTTGTCTCCTCTCATATCAGTGCACATTTATAGGGAGAGGGGGAACCATCAGAGCACTCCCTAGCAATGCCTGTGCTCTGGAAAGGCACCCAGTGAAGTGGGTGAATCCCTGAGCTCACCCTGGATCCCAGAGAGGGGATTCTGGCCCAGCCTAGTGCTGCTTAACCAACCAAACACCACTTCCTAGCACTGCATCTGCACAGCTCTATTCCcttgctctgtgcctgctgtttGCACCAGATTCTCATCTGGGTGGGGCACAGGTCGCTGGTGTTAAGTCAGTTAAAGCCACATTAGTGCACAGACcctcagttttcttttcctttgctgccagctgctccttctTGGTCACCACTTGCTGGCTGAGCATTCTCTGTCATCTTAAACACAGCATCTTCTCTGATCATGCTGGACCAGACTTGTTCCTCTGTAACTCCAGTGAGCTTGACTGTATGCTGAACTCCCATTTCTCTCCCTGGATGTCTGGCCATACATCTCTTAGGGATTTGCAGTGCCTCACTCACACTTTTTACAAGCAAACCTGCATATTAAGAGCCCCACTCTGAGGGGATTCAACGCACAAACCCAATTTTTACTTCAGGGTTCTTTGCTTCAAAGCAGTGAGTAAAACAAATGCTGTataaatttaagaaataattattcTAAGTTGGAAGAATGGAGGAAAAGTCCTGTGGAAAGTagtaattttttaatcattatttatttaatagcaCCTTTGAATGTGTgtaacaaatatttctgtagtggtctcaaaatatttcagaaccTCAGTCCTGCACTGGTGCTAGcagatgaaaatgttttgaCAAGATGTGCTGAAGTGAAAGAATGAACATCAAATGAGAATTGGTTGGCTGAGCGTGGTGTTTCACATGGGTGATTGAATTAGAGAtggaaaagtgtttttctgGAGTTTCAAAGGTTttatgaatattaaaaaaacaacaaaacagccTACCAACAACTCTCATTTACATAAcagtggaaaagaggaaaattcatttcttcctccttttttattctgtgttttttcaagTCTAGCAGGGTGTGGCTGTACTGTGGGGAAGACAgagttcccagccctgctgtacAAAAGCACTCTGCAAGGAGTGGATAAGGCAGAGCACTGCAGTTTTTTGGAGGATGGTTTGATGGCTCTTAACACAgagcttttcccagcttttttGCAGTATTCAGGGTGTTAATCCCAAATGCTCTGGCCAAATTCCAGCATGACCAATTCCATTCCGTTGACGCAACTTCTCCTGGCAATTTTGAGCATATCAGCATTGCTCACTTATCCTGAGCTATTGTGAGaggctgtttttaaaaaacagctgtTTGACTGGTGGCTGAGGTATCTGGAGAAATTCCTTGCAAGCCCAGGCTGAATAACTTTGTGTCTGGTATGGGTTTGAGATCTTGGAGTACAAAGTGGCCTGCAGGTGGCTGAGCTGTGTAAAATTGAATTCATTGAGTAGTGTCAGGGTCAGGCAGGAGGCCAATATATGAGTTATAAAGAGGGATTGAGAGCTGTATATACTCCAAAAATGGCTGTTTTGTTTAGAGCAGAAGATGCAGGAAATGTGGAGTTTCTCCAAGTGCCTCAATCCTATTGCCATTTTCCTGTGTTATTTAAGCTCTTCTGAGATTTCTCAAAATCTTCTTAACAATGTTTACCTTTGTTTATTGTTCACCTGTTGTTCTTGGAAAGACATCATAAGGAGTAGTCAACTCAGCCTCATGACAGGCAtccttctgtcttttttccAAACAGACACAAACATGTTGGCTTTGTTCCTGCCTTTTGTTGCTGATGAGATGAATGCTGTCatggtgagcagggacaggccagagcagaaaatgtttgGTGCTGACCTAGGCTTCCTTAGGAAATGGGGACTCATCCATCCTGTCTAAACATTGCAagacttgttttcctttttctttgtcaAAGAGCTGCTGTTAAACTGCACAAAATAGGGGGAAACTGGGaactcagcagcaggaaaagaacagGAAGATCTATGCCCTGTTAAGATGATGTTCCTCGAGGGTGCTGTGGAGCTTGGGGTGATGCTGGCATGGGCAGCTTGGGTTCTCCAGAGAGAGGGCAGCACTGGAGAGTGTggagcagcttttcctctctgGGCTTGTTTTTTCCTCCACTCTGCATTGACTGAGCTTGCCTCCACCCAACAGgtggaaaagctgcagtttaAGCTGTGCCTGTCTGGCCCAGGCTGTGGAAGAGACACTCCCTGCTCGGAGGCTTTGGGCTGTGCGTCACAAATGTTACAGGCCCATAAAGGCATCTGGGCTTCCAGTGAGAGGGAAAAATGTGACAACCTCAACAATATCAGGAGCTGCATCCAACAATCACTTCTTCACCTCTGACCAGCAGCATCTGTCCCTCATAGATTTCTCATGTGCACTTTGCTGGGGAAAGCACTGCAAGAGGAATGTTGAATTCTCCGTGGGATTGAGGCTGAGTGAAGCTCTAGGAGGACAGGATTTATTTCTCATGCTGCTCTGGCAAAACACATGCTGTTAGGAGCTAAATCTCTTAGAATtagaggagcaggagatgggagAGATCTGTGGTCACCTTGTTCTCCCAGGTGCTGGGACAGATTTGCTCTTGGAAGCTGTATGCTCCCGTTCAGTGTGAAGTGACTCAATGTGGCAAATGCCCTGCTGGGAGACTTGGCCGATTTTGGCCATTGGGATTTCTTTCCAAGTTAATCCTCTCACCAGGGATTTGCCTGCAGTTCACCTCAcaagctgctcagcagctgtgtttgttttcttctagtGCCTTTTACCATGAGAAGGTCCAAAAGCTTCTTAGCAGGCAGAGCTTTGTTGAGGAGTTGTGCTGTGGTTGTTTGCAGCCTGGGACACACATGATCTGCGAGGAacatgctgctgcttcctgcagtgctggctggctCACTGAGTTCCTAGGACAGTCCCACTCTCAGGATGCTcatccagagctgcacagcatcATTTTTGACAGGAAATGAATGTTTTACAGTTGGGACTGGAGTAGATCatatttaatttggattttagtTTTTCTTGTGATGTAGAACTATAACTGTGGCGTTTTGCTGTGTTGCCTGAGTGGATcttttgcagctgctttttccttaaAGCATCCAAGCACAACACATACAGTGTGTGCCTACCTTTAAGACAAGgtacattaaatattttgttatgcAGTGTCTGGCTGCAGTTGGtttattcctttcctctccATGCCTATGCTGGACCCTGCAGAGAACACCATGGCCTTCCTGCTGTCTGAAAAGGAGGATAATCAGGGCCCAGAGCATGGGGCATCAGAAGCTATGTGGATTTCCCATCACTGGCTTGTGGGTGCTCCTCAGCCACAGGCAGAACTGTACCCTCTGTGTTGGGTGTTGCTGGTGAGAACTGCACCAAAAAGGATCAGCCAAAGGGGGATTTTCACAGCCCAGTCCCACTGCTGTGTCCTAGAGGGGCTGTGGTAGCCAGTCCTGGCACCCTCGGTGGATGAGTTCAGGTTTTGTTTGTATCCAGCCAGGCAATGCAGTGCTACAGAAAATGTTCCCTAACTGTTCtgtgctccctcagccattccccGGTTTCAGCAGCCTATCTGCTCTGCGGTGAAGGCTTCACCCCCTGCGGGATCTCCCCTTATGAAATGCTTGAGATTTGAGGGGAAAAACGTGACGTGTGTTACACCATACTCAGCTTTTGTTGCAGTGCGTTGGTTTAGTGcatctcccctttcctgacttttttcctactcatttttttattcccctcgactgcagcctgccctggccGGGAGGGAAGGGCGGAATTCACACCGCTGTCACCCTTAGAGCgcggggacagccccggggACGGGGACAGAGGGGCGAGTGCTGCAGCGGCCGTGCCCGGGACGGTGTCCGGGGGTGCAGCCTGGGGAAGCCGGGCAGTTTCCCGAGGAGCAGCCCGCCGTGCCTGGCGCTCAGCCCGCCGTGCCTGGCGCTCAGCCCGCCGTGCCTGGCGCTCAGCCCGCCGTGCCCCGGCGCTCGCAGGCGGTGGCGCTGCCGCAGCTGCCGCCGCTctcccgcccggcccggcccggccctccCCCGGCTCGGGCGAGGAAATGACCTAAGAGGAAACCTGGGCCGTGCCGGGAGGGCGCGGGGCTCGGGACGCGCCGGCGATGTCCCGGCGGCCGGAGGACACAGCGGGGGCGGCCGGCAGGTCGGTGGGGCAGCGCccggctccccctgccctgcccggggcagcgcggggctgcTTTCCTCGGGATCCGCCTCTTCCTTCGTCCGGTGGCCCTAGGGCTTGTGCAGCGGCGAGGGGTCCTGGGGCTCCGGTGGTCCGGCTGCCCCGGCAAGAGGCGTCTCGGCGCTGGGGTTTCCACTTGAGGCTCGGCGGGGATGGGATGCGGGTTCCAGGGGGGTGgaacccctggggcagacgcTATGGGGTGGCAGAGAAGactctgctcttctctctccttgTAGTCGGCAGGACTTGTCCAGCCCATGCTGCcaggtgtgacactgcaggtcacaggtgcCCTGGCACCTGAGCTCGTGGATCACCGGCAGATTGAGGGTGCTGACCCCAACCGTGCCAGTCCCCGGGACGGCTCGTCTAGCAGGAGCCAGTGGCAGAGGAGCAGTCGGTGCCACAGGTGCCCCATGTCACCCACTGCCACCAGCCCTTCCGATAAGATGGTGCCAGCAGGGGGGTCTCTAGTGCAGACGAGACCTGTCTGTCTCGGTGTTCACACGCTGGGGTTTGCTCCGGGCAGGGTTATTTGGCACAGCGCTTCAAAGCGGCCGTGGCCATCGCAGGGAGCTCCGGGAGAGGCGGCGGCACAGACGCTGCCAGACGGGCTCGGGCGCTTCCCCTGCGCGGAGGCACCGTGCTCTCAccgggctgctgctgccggtGACACGGGACACGGGGCTGCTGCTGATCCCGAGCTGCTGCTGATCCCGGGCTGTGCACTGGCAGTGTAGCATGGCATGAGTGCAGaagcacagggaggagaggtCGGCTAGGAAGGTGTTTGCCAACCACGAACGGCACGGAGGGACACCCAGCTGCTTGTGAATCCTCTGTGCCAGTCTCAGGGCAGGTGAGAGCTTTGGCTGCGAGAGCAGGCTCGGCAGGTGGTCACCCCCATagggctgctctctgctctgagtTGTGCTGTATGTGAGGGGAATGCTCACGGTACCTGTCCCATGCCCCTGAACTCTCTTGGGCTTTGGTCTGAATAGGGACCTGTTTGCACAGAGGGTGAGTAATGGCCGAGGAATTTCGACGAGCTAGCAAAACTCATTTGGCCGATTGCCTTCTCCTGTTTGTGCTGCCGATCTGGCCAGCCCTGCATCTCCATCCAGCAGAtcctgtgtgtgtcacagccCTTCCTCTCTGTGCCGTGCGTACCCTCTTGCTGTCTTCACTGTAtcatgaaacagaagaaaatcaatCTAGAGACTAGTTAGGagcactgctggtgctgcagagcagttcTTGACTGCAGAGGGATGAGAGAGATGGGAGCTGTTGCTCTTGGGGGTTTGGCTGCTGAGTTGCTGTGTCAtgctgggagctgaggctgtggTGCAGGAGAGGTGCTCTGCTGAGCATGTGTTGGATGCTTTTGTACTGGCTTTGATTCTTCACAGATTTTTGTATGAAAGCTGCTGAATTGGTGTTTGAAAGGCCTAAGGCAGCAGTATGGGCTTTCCTGTGATACAGCCACATCTATTTTGGGTCTGCTTTGCCTGTAATACTTTTCTCatatcagaaaaatataaaggctCTGAAGATGAAGTTCTATCATCAGCTGGTAGGAGACAAGGGTTTAAAAGATGTGGGAATGAGGATTTGCATACATCTAGGGGTGGAGTTGATGCCCTAATAAAAGAGGAGCTTCCTTGGGGTGGGGAGCTGTCAGGAAACAGCCTGTGCTTCAACACTACCTGGCATGTGTGGAATGGCAAATGGGTGAAGGTTTGCCTCTGTCTGACTAAGTTCTGTGTGCTCCTTCTTTCCCAGGGACTGTCACTAGCTCATCCATTGCCCTGACTCTTCCCTTGGAGGAAACCAGCCATGGGGGAAACAGGCAAAGAAGAGTACAAAATACAGTCCTTTGACTCTGAGACTCAGAAGCTGCTGAAAACAGCCCTCAAAGGTCAGCAAGTTTTTATGAACTCCTCTGCCACACATGGTTTCTGCACCATTTGACTTGTACTGGGCCCTGCACAGACCTTGGTTGCTTTCTTGGTGCCTCAAAGCAATCAGGGGCCAAAGAGAGCTGGGTCCTGACAGTCTTCCTCTTCTCTGCAGACCCCAGTAATGTGGACCTGGAGAAAGTGGCCAATATTATAGTGGACCAGTCCCTCAAAGACTCTGTGTTCAGCAAGGAGGCTGGGCGCATCTGCTACACCATCATCCAGGTGAGAAGTTGTGTCTGGACAGTGAAACACCTGGGCTGTTGTGTGGCTGGGCCAGCAAGGGCTTTGCCCCATTCATGTGCTCTGACCCCTtgcccctctctcctctcctgccactTGCCCCATGCAGTGGCAGCATCCAGAAGAGCATtgggacagcacaggcagcatctTTTCTGCCTCTGGGAATCACAGGGGGGTATCTGTGTGGTACTgcatccccctgcccctctggaCCCATTTCATCCCTCCATCCTGTCCTGTTTTTGTGGGCTTGTAGGCAGAGAGCAAACAAGTTGGCCAGAGCATCTTCCGGAGGAGCCTGCTGAACCGGCTGCAGCAGGAGTACAAGGACAGGGAGGAGCTGCGCACCCGCTCCCTCCAGGCCTGGATCTGCTACGTCACCTTCATCTGCAACATCTTCGACTACCTGagggtgaggagctggagcaggagcagctggctgctgctgcctggagtgccaggaggGCCTGGGCATCCCAGGATACCACAGCAAGGGTGTTGGGTGGGTGTTGTACAGAGCCCAGGGCCATGGGGGCCAGAGCTGGTTCTTAGCACAAGGATGCTGACAGGGCTGGTGCTACCTACAGGCttggagaggcagaaaaagTCTTCAGGAACAGTCACAAAGTCTCAGCTTCTTCATTTTGTACCTGGTGTTTGAAATCCCCTGATTTGCCTGTTCTCAGATGTCCTAGATTGCACTGGTTTAGttgctgtggggtttgctgATGGAGTTGTGTGTGAACTTTGAATTCCTGCTTGGAGTAGATATAAAAATGATGCAAGAGTAGAGCTGCAGGCAAGAAAAACACTGTTGGAACAAGTGTATTTCCCATGACTAccttacatttaaaaatagattttttttttttacatcatttGTTCAGCTCCTCTGGTTCCTGGAGACTCAAATATCTGATCTCTAATGTAAATCCCACTAACACAGCACAGCTAAATGCAGCTCCCTTCTCCTTTGGAGAGCAGCAAGGGAATAACTATTTAAAATGGCTGCAGACTCCCTTCTGGCCCCAGGCTGACTCCACTCTCCTTGCAGGTGAACAACATGCCCATGATGGCTCTGGTGAACCCCGTGTACGACTGCCTGTTCCGGCTGGCACAGCCCGACAGCctgcagaaggaggaggaggtgagtgcagggaggagctgctgatgtGCCTGCTGTCCTGCTAAGGACCTGTAAAAAGCACAGCCCGGGGGGTGCAGAGGAGCCTCCATTGCTTTGTGCTCAGCTATCTGCTCTTCCTTCTGAAGGTGGACTGCTTGGTCCTGCAGCTCCACCGCATCGgtgagcagctggagaagatGAATTCCCAGCGGATGGATGAGCTCTTCTCCCTCCTTCGAGATGGTTTCCTTCTGCAGGAGGGGCtcagctccctgtcccagctcctgctgctggagatcATCGAGTTCCGGGCTGCTGAATGGAAGATGACAGACGCTGCCCAGAAATATTATTACAGTGAAGTGGCAGATTAACCTCTCCCAGCAGAGGAGTCCCCAGCACCTTCACCAGCAAGCTTTGTACCAAGTTGGAATTTTTCACAATAATTTTCTAGCACTTCCTGTAAATAGAATTTATACTGGCTAGAGCTTCTCTGCACCTGCTGTCAGATGCAGCTGGTGCTGGTCTGACTTTGGAGGTTCAGAGCGGTGGGAAGGGCACATTTCACCCAGCAAATTCTCCCACCGATTTTGTCTCAATATTGGGCTGCTGCCAGAAAAGGGCTCAGGAGGCTTCTAGCTCACACCAGCATTTTCTATGAGTGTTAAGGAAAGCACAGTTTAGGCTGAGAACATTTTGCTTCACCCcaaagccagcagagctgtgggaggcagcag is part of the Catharus ustulatus isolate bCatUst1 chromosome 20, bCatUst1.pri.v2, whole genome shotgun sequence genome and encodes:
- the MIF4GD gene encoding MIF4G domain-containing protein — encoded protein: MGETGKEEYKIQSFDSETQKLLKTALKDPSNVDLEKVANIIVDQSLKDSVFSKEAGRICYTIIQAESKQVGQSIFRRSLLNRLQQEYKDREELRTRSLQAWICYVTFICNIFDYLRVNNMPMMALVNPVYDCLFRLAQPDSLQKEEEVDCLVLQLHRIGEQLEKMNSQRMDELFSLLRDGFLLQEGLSSLSQLLLLEIIEFRAAEWKMTDAAQKYYYSEVAD